AGATGGGAAAGGCTATGAGTTTTAAGCGTCGCTGGCGCTGAGATTGATCGATCCCTAAGGCAGCATGTTCATAGCGCCAAGGTTCTGACCATATGGTAGCCTTTTACACCACAAACATACCCCCAAAAATCCTATCAAGGAATAGGCAAGACCGCCATCTTGTTCAGCCATGGGGTTGTCTATAGGAGAGTGAATCACTGCAAACTAGTCAGCCCATTGCGTAGATATTGACTTAATAGACATTAACCTGCAAAGAGCAACGTAGACATTAACCGGCATTCAACAGCGATCGCCATGAAAAAAATCCTAGTGATTGAAGATGAAGTGCAAACCCGTGATATTTTTTCGCGTTGTTTACACTTTGAAGGATTTTTTGTTTTAACGGCTGCCAGCGGCAGTGCAGGAGTTGAGCTAGCTCAGCAACATATCCCTGACCTGATTGTCTGTGACATTATGATGCCCGATATGGATGGCTATCAAGTGTTGTCTATCTTGCATCAAACCCCCGAAACAGCCGCCATTCCCTTTATTTTTCTGACGGCAAAGGTCACGATGGCTGATCTACGCCAAGGGATGGAGCTAGGAGCTGATGATTATTTGACGAAGCCCTGCACCGTGGAGCAACTGCTGGCAGCGATCGCCACTCGTCTGGAGCGACAGGATAGGCTCAAACGTTGGTATGCTGCAGAAGCTCAACCTCAAGACTATGATCCAGCCACAAGCTCAAACTCCATCTTTCCTGATCATCCAACCCTGAATCCGGTTTTCCGCTTCATCGAAGCCCATTACAATCAACCCATTCGACTAACCGATGTTGCCCAAGCCGTTGGCTATTCTCCAGCCTATCTCACCAATTTGGTACAAACCCAGACCGGGCGAACTGTCAAACGATGGATCATTGAGCGACGCATGGCTCAATCACGCTATCTGCTAGCCACGACCAACCAAACCGTGAACTCTATTGCAGAACAGGTTGGCTATGCCGATGCTAGCTACTTTGTACGCCAATTTCGCCAGTGCCACCACACGTCTCCCCAAACTTGGCGAAAAACCGATCAGGCTCAAGCAGCGGTTTCTTAGCTAGGTGACTAACCTATAGGTTGATATACAGCATGGTTAATCATCTCCCTCAGCTATCAGTTTTGTAGATCTCTTGTCTCTGTGGCTCATCCCTCTTTTCACTTTGGAACATCTAACGAGAACATCAGGTTTTGATCTCTTTATTTCTGAGAGTGCTCAAAGAGGGATGATATCAAATTCTGTGAAATACCCAGTGTTGGGAACCCTGTATTGAATCCCCCGCTTCGCCGCCTCCTTATCAAGGGGGCGGTTAATTCTTGGGTTCCACCATCACCTTTGATGAATTGC
This Candidatus Obscuribacterales bacterium DNA region includes the following protein-coding sequences:
- a CDS encoding response regulator, with product MKKILVIEDEVQTRDIFSRCLHFEGFFVLTAASGSAGVELAQQHIPDLIVCDIMMPDMDGYQVLSILHQTPETAAIPFIFLTAKVTMADLRQGMELGADDYLTKPCTVEQLLAAIATRLERQDRLKRWYAAEAQPQDYDPATSSNSIFPDHPTLNPVFRFIEAHYNQPIRLTDVAQAVGYSPAYLTNLVQTQTGRTVKRWIIERRMAQSRYLLATTNQTVNSIAEQVGYADASYFVRQFRQCHHTSPQTWRKTDQAQAAVS